The following are encoded together in the Methanobacterium sp. Maddingley MBC34 genome:
- a CDS encoding methionine aminopeptidase, type II (PFAM: Metallopeptidase family M24~TIGRFAM: methionine aminopeptidase, type II), translating to MCDVMIDMYQKAGKIVKDVRELAVSEVHEGMKVLSLVNLIESEIKKKGGLPAFPCNISINEVTAHYTSPPGDDNILKEGDLVKIDLGAHVDGFIADSAITVMIGSEDGPYKSGDKVYTTEKQMEMIETANHALEVAISNIRAGVELGKIGGAVEEYVKSQGYLPVANLTGHSMDQWILHSGLSIPNIKEKNHHRIEEGDVLAIEPFVTDGIGVVGDMKDTFIFRFLRDRPLRLAPARKLLEVIKSKYANLPFAQRWLNDEPGIRQLNPAMRQLISSRAIYPYHVLREKSGARVAQAEHTVIVESDGCMVITQ from the coding sequence ATGTGTGATGTCATGATAGATATGTACCAAAAAGCAGGTAAAATTGTAAAAGATGTTAGAGAACTTGCAGTTAGTGAAGTTCACGAAGGAATGAAAGTTTTGAGTCTGGTAAATCTCATTGAATCAGAAATTAAAAAAAAAGGAGGTTTACCAGCTTTCCCCTGTAACATCTCCATAAATGAGGTTACCGCCCATTACACTTCACCTCCAGGGGATGATAACATACTAAAAGAGGGAGATCTGGTTAAAATTGACTTAGGGGCCCATGTTGATGGTTTCATAGCAGATTCTGCCATCACAGTGATGATTGGCTCAGAAGACGGGCCTTACAAATCTGGAGATAAGGTTTACACCACTGAAAAACAAATGGAAATGATTGAAACTGCCAATCATGCCCTTGAAGTTGCCATCAGTAACATCAGGGCAGGTGTTGAGCTGGGTAAAATAGGTGGAGCTGTGGAGGAGTATGTCAAATCCCAGGGTTATTTACCAGTGGCCAATCTCACCGGCCATAGTATGGATCAATGGATCCTACACTCTGGATTATCCATACCCAACATTAAAGAAAAAAATCATCACCGAATAGAGGAAGGGGATGTTCTGGCCATTGAGCCTTTCGTAACTGATGGTATTGGTGTGGTGGGGGATATGAAAGATACATTTATCTTCAGATTCCTCCGTGACCGACCATTACGTCTGGCACCTGCCCGAAAATTACTTGAAGTGATAAAATCAAAATACGCTAATCTTCCTTTCGCTCAGAGATGGTTAAATGACGAACCAGGCATAAGGCAACTTAATCCTGCCATGAGGCAGCTTATCTCTTCCCGGGCAATCTACCCTTACCATGTGCTTCGTGAGAAAAGTGGTGCCAGGGTTGCCCAGGCCGAACATACAGTGATAGTGGAATCAGATGGGTGTATGGTCATAACCCAATAG